Proteins from one Mesotoga infera genomic window:
- a CDS encoding ABC transporter substrate binding protein, translated as MKSKAIAAFFLLFVLSFTCVFATRIMVIHSYDEDYIWSREMLEGIKSVFNDEAIEWKVFYLDTRLQTNEEWKIKAGKMAAQEVEAFQPDIVIACDDNAQEYFAKDFTTLPLVYCGVNLDLERYSYPRSNATGVRETLFSKETVAMLLDFFPQVREIHFIGDDSETVAGMREQLEATSFDDVSTKIHVVGSFNEWKEVVKNLSGEGNAIVILADRTLKDENGRTVSTEYVTEWTVENTDLPVFSVLDFVVADGAMAGVVNSAFEEGKQAGVIALKILSGLSPEEIPPENSSNGRSMVNIEALLSTGVELDSYRLEEVDDLISQSSVPVWTALNLLVTSFQERVHGIMTSLRVLASSPEVISGEWSRMKPLLSSFNRGYEGLAMYVEPDGDYYTVQRDRTGLNLSDRGYFPALLKGEEVLGYQVLSRSTGKRSVVFATTVLKEGNISGFVGISAFLDEWNFELISDFKQLPGVHFYAFDGQNTLALSDDTSLLLGSLEVPVPGMSERLAALDRDKGDFLFTANDVLHLATYRRSLKTGWTFVVARELLPTTRDQRPELLLSEVQKEIQEHFNRLDASLAKGAEDMRKVLDDDEEVRSLLKRLYEANPEVVDVSYIDLDFILRSIHPQDYSYVEGEWIGDQEQLIRLHETGRPVLSEGFLAVEGFQAVDLEWPVFAEDGSLAGSLSFLIKPETFLAPIIVPSNLEPYEFWIMQPDGTIFYDQDSLEVGRNLFEDELYEPFDALVELGHSISKNESGQGYYTFYSRGLSSTVKKEVWWSSIGLHGTQWRLILTKVIGPISVSQ; from the coding sequence ATGAAGAGTAAAGCGATCGCGGCATTCTTTCTGTTGTTCGTTCTTTCTTTCACTTGTGTTTTCGCCACCAGAATCATGGTAATTCATAGTTACGACGAAGATTATATATGGTCTAGAGAGATGCTTGAAGGCATCAAGAGTGTTTTTAACGACGAAGCTATCGAATGGAAGGTCTTCTATTTGGACACGCGCCTTCAAACAAACGAAGAGTGGAAAATAAAGGCTGGAAAAATGGCTGCCCAGGAGGTCGAGGCTTTCCAACCCGATATAGTTATAGCATGCGACGATAATGCGCAGGAGTATTTCGCGAAAGACTTCACCACTCTGCCGTTAGTTTACTGCGGTGTTAACCTAGATCTAGAAAGGTATTCGTACCCGCGCAGTAACGCCACGGGCGTCAGGGAAACCCTCTTCTCGAAAGAGACGGTTGCGATGCTTCTCGATTTCTTTCCGCAGGTCAGGGAAATCCATTTCATCGGCGACGACAGCGAAACCGTCGCCGGTATGAGAGAACAGCTGGAGGCGACTTCCTTCGACGATGTATCTACGAAAATACATGTGGTCGGCAGCTTCAACGAATGGAAAGAAGTTGTGAAAAACTTATCCGGAGAAGGAAATGCCATAGTTATCCTCGCCGATAGAACGCTAAAAGACGAAAATGGAAGAACGGTAAGCACTGAATATGTTACCGAATGGACGGTTGAAAATACAGATTTGCCCGTCTTTTCCGTTCTGGATTTCGTGGTGGCTGACGGTGCAATGGCGGGCGTTGTGAACTCCGCTTTCGAAGAGGGCAAACAGGCAGGTGTAATCGCCTTGAAAATACTCTCCGGACTTTCCCCCGAAGAGATACCACCTGAAAACTCCTCAAATGGCCGATCGATGGTCAACATCGAGGCTCTTCTCTCGACGGGTGTCGAACTGGATTCTTACAGGCTCGAGGAAGTCGATGACCTGATCTCGCAATCGTCTGTGCCGGTCTGGACCGCCCTGAATCTGCTGGTAACTTCTTTTCAGGAGCGCGTCCACGGAATAATGACCTCGCTGAGGGTGCTGGCCAGCTCTCCAGAAGTGATATCGGGAGAGTGGTCGAGGATGAAACCTCTTCTTAGCAGCTTCAACCGGGGTTATGAAGGACTGGCCATGTACGTGGAACCCGACGGGGATTACTACACCGTCCAGAGAGACCGGACAGGTTTGAACCTTTCCGACAGAGGCTACTTTCCGGCGCTTCTGAAGGGCGAGGAAGTTCTGGGATACCAGGTTTTGAGCAGATCCACCGGAAAACGCTCGGTCGTCTTCGCAACTACTGTCCTTAAAGAGGGCAATATATCCGGTTTTGTCGGTATTTCGGCCTTCTTAGATGAATGGAACTTCGAACTGATTTCGGATTTCAAACAACTGCCGGGGGTTCATTTCTACGCCTTCGACGGACAGAACACGCTGGCGCTATCGGACGATACATCGCTGCTTCTGGGCTCTCTGGAGGTTCCGGTTCCTGGTATGTCCGAAAGGCTTGCAGCCCTCGATAGGGATAAAGGTGACTTTCTCTTCACCGCAAACGATGTTCTCCATCTTGCAACTTACAGGCGATCGCTGAAAACCGGCTGGACTTTCGTCGTCGCACGGGAGCTTCTGCCAACAACAAGAGATCAACGTCCCGAGCTCCTCTTGAGTGAGGTGCAGAAAGAGATCCAGGAACATTTCAACAGACTCGACGCCTCTCTTGCCAAAGGCGCCGAGGATATGAGAAAAGTACTGGACGATGACGAAGAAGTACGATCGTTACTGAAGAGACTGTACGAAGCGAACCCGGAAGTGGTCGATGTGTCTTACATAGACTTAGATTTTATACTTAGATCGATTCATCCTCAGGATTACAGTTATGTTGAGGGGGAATGGATAGGCGATCAGGAACAACTCATAAGACTTCATGAAACAGGCAGACCGGTTCTGAGCGAGGGATTTCTGGCCGTTGAAGGCTTCCAGGCCGTGGATCTCGAGTGGCCTGTTTTCGCGGAAGATGGCTCTCTTGCAGGGTCGTTGAGCTTCCTGATCAAGCCCGAAACCTTTCTTGCTCCAATAATAGTTCCCAGCAATTTGGAGCCTTACGAATTCTGGATAATGCAGCCCGACGGCACGATATTTTACGATCAGGACAGCCTGGAAGTGGGAAGAAACCTCTTCGAGGATGAACTTTACGAACCATTCGATGCGCTTGTCGAGCTGGGACATTCGATCTCTAAAAACGAGAGCGGTCAAGGTTATTACACCTTCTACTCGAGAGGTTTATCCAGCACTGTCAAAAAAGAAGTCTGGTGGAGTTCCATCGGACTTCACGGAACACAGTGGAGGTTAATTTTGACCAAAGTCATCGGCCCGATTTCTGTATCTCAATAG
- a CDS encoding PspA/IM30 family protein: MGILERFNDIIKSNINALLDKFEDPSKMIDQYMREMIEDLAEVKRGTASVMAEETRTKRLVDENAAEVAKYANYAKRALMAGNEDDARIFIAKKQELEDAGAGLMTAYAAAHENAIKMRQMHDKLVENIEALKARREMIKAKVSVAKTQKTINEATSTSGRTQGAMDAFNRMEDKAQKMLDEATAMAELNSEPIDKAKALEEKYASKSSFSVEEELNRMKSELEK, from the coding sequence ATGGGTATTTTGGAAAGATTCAACGACATTATCAAGTCTAACATCAATGCATTACTGGACAAATTCGAAGATCCATCCAAAATGATCGACCAGTACATGCGGGAGATGATTGAGGATCTAGCCGAGGTAAAGAGGGGGACGGCCTCTGTTATGGCCGAAGAAACCCGCACCAAGCGACTCGTGGACGAAAACGCAGCCGAAGTTGCTAAATACGCCAACTATGCAAAAAGAGCTCTTATGGCCGGGAATGAAGATGATGCCCGCATTTTCATCGCCAAAAAACAGGAGCTTGAAGATGCCGGCGCCGGTCTTATGACTGCCTACGCGGCGGCCCATGAAAACGCCATAAAGATGCGCCAGATGCACGATAAACTGGTGGAAAACATCGAAGCTCTGAAGGCAAGACGCGAGATGATAAAGGCTAAAGTCTCGGTGGCCAAGACTCAGAAGACGATCAACGAAGCGACCTCAACTTCTGGAAGAACGCAAGGAGCAATGGACGCCTTCAACAGAATGGAGGATAAAGCCCAGAAGATGCTGGACGAGGCAACCGCGATGGCAGAATTGAACAGCGAACCCATCGACAAGGCAAAAGCGCTGGAAGAGAAGTATGCCTCGAAGAGCTCTTTCTCCGTTGAAGAAGAACTGAACAGAATGAAGAGTGAACTCGAAAAGTAA
- a CDS encoding alpha/beta hydrolase — MKRIVPTILLLCVSTTFLYARSEALAERYLQLFLRGSFYLANEMQSVKARKDYTVDDMQKELERLRENYGNYLFIFSTETSEIRGYTVYIFHSQFEKGYIDFNIVIDSFGKVDAFVVQPTLQPGAIPDYIDTSRFDEFEITIGNDKWKLPGVLTVPKNLDRYPLVILIHDSGALDRDSTIGPNKPFRNIAWGLATRGVAVMRYDKRTFVFGEKLSQALPSIETEVIEDVMNAVNMASKMPAVSSIFLVGHGLGGKIAPIVAARNENVDGIVLMATPARRELEVIIDRQKYVSELFYSDREQQQLELLIDYLQRALDGKLPPGAPVLAATAGYYYEIDALDPIETIKKLNIPVLILQGGADYESTIDDYMTFMNSLWTSLNVYFQLLPDLDHYFMRVEREKSTPDDYYEFRHVDLELVESLFSWIFVFD, encoded by the coding sequence TTGAAAAGGATCGTACCGACCATTTTACTTTTGTGCGTTTCCACGACTTTTCTGTACGCCAGGTCTGAGGCTCTGGCCGAGAGGTATCTCCAACTGTTCCTGCGAGGGAGTTTTTATCTGGCGAACGAGATGCAGAGCGTGAAAGCGCGGAAAGACTATACTGTGGACGACATGCAGAAGGAGCTGGAGCGCCTTAGGGAGAATTATGGCAATTATCTCTTCATTTTTTCCACCGAAACCAGCGAAATACGTGGATACACTGTTTATATCTTTCATTCGCAATTTGAGAAGGGCTACATAGATTTCAACATAGTGATCGACAGTTTCGGAAAGGTCGATGCTTTTGTCGTACAGCCAACTCTCCAACCAGGTGCTATCCCCGATTACATAGATACGAGTCGGTTCGACGAGTTCGAGATAACCATCGGGAACGACAAATGGAAACTTCCAGGGGTTTTGACCGTGCCGAAGAACCTTGACAGATATCCTCTGGTAATTCTCATACATGACTCGGGCGCCCTCGACAGAGATTCGACGATCGGACCGAACAAGCCATTCAGAAACATAGCCTGGGGACTGGCGACACGCGGTGTGGCTGTGATGCGTTATGACAAAAGGACTTTTGTCTTCGGAGAGAAGCTATCTCAAGCTTTGCCAAGTATCGAGACTGAGGTTATAGAAGATGTGATGAACGCTGTGAATATGGCATCGAAGATGCCTGCCGTCTCTTCTATCTTTCTCGTCGGTCATGGACTGGGTGGCAAGATAGCCCCGATCGTGGCGGCCAGAAACGAGAATGTAGATGGTATAGTACTCATGGCGACACCGGCCAGACGGGAACTGGAGGTGATAATAGACCGCCAAAAGTACGTTTCTGAGCTCTTCTACTCGGACAGAGAACAGCAGCAACTGGAGCTTCTGATCGATTACCTCCAGAGGGCCTTGGATGGGAAGCTGCCTCCTGGAGCGCCCGTTCTGGCAGCGACGGCAGGTTATTACTACGAAATAGATGCCCTTGATCCGATAGAAACGATAAAGAAATTGAATATACCGGTTTTGATTCTTCAGGGCGGCGCAGATTACGAATCGACGATCGATGATTATATGACTTTCATGAACTCTCTCTGGACCAGTTTAAACGTTTACTTCCAGCTCCTTCCAGATCTGGACCACTACTTCATGCGGGTAGAGAGAGAAAAATCGACTCCCGACGACTACTACGAGTTCCGCCACGTCGATCTTGAGCTCGTCGAGAGTCTTTTCTCCTGGATCTTCGTCTTCGACTGA
- a CDS encoding ABC transporter ATP-binding protein yields the protein MADTPMVEIHQLKKWFPIKSGFRKKSNLKAVDGVDLHIYRGETLGLVGESGCGKTTIGRTLIKLYQPTGGKFIYRGKGVIGGAIDIFSLKESQMRPFRKEIQMVFQDPYASLNPRITVQDILSEGLRVHSIGKGRDERKEMIAGILEKVGLRPEYMYRYPHEFSGGQRQRIGIARAIILNPELVICDEPVSALDVSVQAQVINLLEDLKHDFQLTYLFIAHDLAVVKHICDRISVMYLGKIVETAETDELFRNPLHPYTQGLLSSIPIPNPHMRKIGKRELVKGDIPSPVDPPDNCRFVKRCPKAFDRCSKEAPRLTETGSGHYVSCFLYG from the coding sequence ATGGCTGATACCCCTATGGTGGAGATTCATCAATTGAAGAAGTGGTTTCCCATCAAGAGCGGTTTTAGAAAGAAATCGAACCTTAAGGCAGTCGATGGGGTTGATCTGCATATCTACAGGGGCGAAACGCTTGGGCTGGTCGGAGAGTCGGGCTGTGGCAAGACCACCATCGGTCGTACGCTCATAAAGCTTTACCAGCCGACCGGGGGCAAGTTCATTTACAGGGGTAAGGGTGTCATTGGAGGGGCAATCGATATCTTTTCACTCAAGGAATCGCAAATGAGACCTTTTAGAAAGGAAATCCAGATGGTTTTCCAGGACCCTTACGCTTCTCTGAACCCCAGGATAACCGTACAGGATATACTTTCGGAAGGCCTGCGCGTTCATTCCATAGGCAAAGGCAGGGACGAGCGGAAAGAGATGATCGCGGGGATACTCGAGAAGGTTGGCCTGAGACCGGAATACATGTACCGCTATCCGCACGAGTTTTCCGGGGGGCAGAGACAGAGGATAGGTATCGCCCGAGCGATAATTCTGAATCCCGAACTCGTGATCTGCGACGAACCGGTATCGGCATTGGATGTTTCCGTTCAGGCCCAGGTAATAAACCTTCTGGAGGACCTGAAGCACGACTTCCAGCTCACATACCTTTTCATCGCCCACGATCTGGCTGTGGTAAAACACATCTGCGACAGGATATCGGTCATGTATCTGGGCAAGATAGTGGAGACTGCCGAAACGGACGAGCTTTTCAGAAATCCTTTGCATCCTTACACACAGGGACTTTTGTCCTCGATACCGATTCCCAATCCCCACATGAGAAAGATCGGTAAGAGAGAGCTCGTCAAGGGAGATATTCCCTCGCCTGTCGATCCACCGGATAACTGTCGCTTCGTTAAAAGATGCCCCAAAGCCTTCGATAGGTGCTCGAAAGAAGCGCCCCGGCTCACAGAAACGGGAAGTGGGCATTACGTTTCCTGCTTTCTATACGGCTGA
- a CDS encoding ABC transporter ATP-binding protein — MQEILKVENLKITFKTQLGKITPVDGVSFRLFEGETLGIVGESGCGKTITAFSIIKLLPKNAILGDETKISFRGRDIATLEKSDLHKIRGKSISMVFQEPMTSLNPLYTIGWQISEVYKLHEGLNDEEAMERSVEMLRLVGIPEPAKRTKEFPHQLSGGMRQRVMIAMALACRPALLIADEPTTALDVTIQAQVLELMNDLKNKLDTATIIITHDLGVIAEMCDRVLVMYAGQIVESADVFRIFDNPLHPYTRGLIHSIPRIEVEKRDQKKLSVITGYVPHPSKFPSGCRFEPRCPMAMEKCRKETPQIYRPEEGHTVRCWLAEGSEIDG; from the coding sequence ATGCAAGAGATACTCAAAGTCGAAAACCTGAAGATAACCTTCAAAACGCAACTGGGAAAGATAACACCGGTCGATGGAGTCTCGTTCAGGCTTTTTGAAGGCGAGACACTCGGAATAGTCGGAGAATCGGGCTGTGGCAAGACGATAACGGCCTTCTCGATAATAAAGCTCCTCCCCAAGAACGCCATACTCGGAGATGAAACGAAGATCTCCTTCAGGGGCAGGGATATAGCGACACTGGAGAAATCGGACCTCCACAAGATCCGGGGCAAATCCATCTCTATGGTCTTTCAAGAGCCGATGACCTCCCTGAACCCCCTCTACACTATAGGCTGGCAGATTTCGGAGGTTTACAAGTTACACGAGGGTCTTAACGATGAAGAGGCCATGGAGAGAAGTGTTGAAATGCTCCGGTTAGTCGGCATACCGGAGCCGGCAAAGCGGACTAAAGAGTTTCCGCATCAGCTATCCGGTGGAATGAGACAGAGAGTGATGATAGCGATGGCACTTGCCTGCAGACCGGCTCTGCTCATAGCCGATGAGCCCACGACCGCACTGGACGTGACTATACAGGCCCAGGTTCTCGAACTCATGAATGATCTCAAAAACAAGCTCGACACGGCCACGATAATTATCACTCACGATCTTGGCGTGATAGCCGAGATGTGCGACAGGGTACTGGTGATGTATGCCGGCCAGATAGTCGAGAGCGCCGATGTATTCAGAATATTCGACAATCCCCTTCACCCATACACCAGAGGACTGATCCACTCGATACCCCGTATAGAGGTGGAGAAGCGCGATCAGAAGAAACTAAGCGTTATCACGGGCTATGTACCTCATCCTTCTAAATTCCCCTCAGGTTGCCGCTTCGAGCCGCGTTGCCCCATGGCCATGGAGAAGTGCAGGAAGGAGACGCCACAGATCTATAGACCGGAGGAAGGTCACACGGTGCGTTGCTGGCTGGCCGAAGGGAGTGAGATAGATGGCTGA
- a CDS encoding ABC transporter permease, translating to MPKLFYRKKLEELEEKARPIHINSYWQLVWVKFRSHKLAMFGAVVLIIVVAFTIFGPLFVKVGFEDMDFSSLFKPPLSPGHPLGTDELGHDVLVRIMYGGRISLFVGLASSIITTLVGTLIGLLSGFYGGLIDRLLMRFVDVMLSIPMFPILLTLTLVFGSGIMNIILVLTVFGWMGVARLVRGLVLSIRETEYVMSARAMGVRSARIILRHVLPNVIPIVIVSATLNMSYAILSESSLSYLGLGIQPPMPSWGNMLQKAMNYILGTATGTNPWWLTFFPGFFIFLTVLSVNFLGDGLRDALDPKFVSES from the coding sequence ATGCCGAAGCTATTTTATCGGAAGAAATTGGAAGAACTCGAGGAAAAGGCCCGCCCAATACATATAAACAGCTACTGGCAGCTAGTATGGGTTAAGTTCAGAAGCCACAAACTGGCCATGTTCGGAGCGGTCGTGCTTATAATAGTAGTGGCCTTCACCATTTTCGGTCCGCTCTTCGTGAAGGTAGGCTTTGAGGACATGGACTTCTCATCACTCTTCAAACCACCCCTGAGTCCCGGGCATCCTCTGGGAACGGACGAGCTGGGACACGACGTTCTCGTCAGGATTATGTACGGTGGCCGGATCTCTCTCTTCGTCGGTTTGGCTTCTTCGATAATCACGACGCTGGTCGGAACTCTGATCGGTCTGCTTTCAGGCTTTTACGGTGGTCTGATCGATAGATTACTCATGAGGTTCGTCGATGTAATGCTCTCGATTCCCATGTTCCCTATACTCCTTACCCTGACGCTCGTCTTCGGCTCGGGTATCATGAACATCATACTCGTTCTGACAGTCTTCGGCTGGATGGGCGTGGCGAGACTGGTCAGGGGACTTGTGCTTTCCATAAGAGAGACGGAGTATGTGATGTCAGCCCGGGCAATGGGTGTGAGGAGTGCGAGAATAATACTCAGACATGTGCTGCCTAATGTCATACCGATAGTTATCGTCTCGGCCACGTTGAACATGTCGTACGCGATCCTCTCGGAATCGTCGTTGAGCTACCTGGGATTGGGGATACAACCCCCGATGCCTTCCTGGGGTAATATGCTCCAGAAGGCGATGAACTACATATTAGGAACGGCAACAGGCACCAATCCCTGGTGGCTGACCTTCTTTCCGGGCTTTTTCATATTTCTCACAGTTCTGAGCGTGAACTTTCTCGGTGACGGACTGAGGGACGCACTCGATCCGAAATTTGTTAGTGAGAGTTGA
- a CDS encoding ABC transporter permease: MKVYFLKRFLELIPIFFAISIIIFVIMNSMPGDPLLQMRMQNPRAMANDPQRMKELREYYRLDDPLPLKYFTWLKSVITGDLGYSSMYKTPVIDLIASRLPNTLILTITAWLIGLAVALPIGILSAVKKYSFFDYTTTVFAFIGISLPSFWFALIAIIIFSVNLKWLPVSGMATYGVTGFWNVFADRLRYLILPAAVLGLVQVASWVRYIRTSLLEVLDQDYVRTAYAKGVPDRKVIIKHALKNAMIPIITIIALDIPYFFGGALIIETVFSWPGMGRLMYQAVISSDYNLAISCLMFLAIITLISNLIADLLYVLVDPRIRMGRKGA, translated from the coding sequence GTGAAGGTATATTTCCTGAAGCGCTTCCTCGAGCTCATACCGATCTTCTTCGCGATATCCATAATAATCTTCGTAATAATGAACTCGATGCCGGGCGATCCGCTGCTTCAGATGCGTATGCAGAATCCTAGAGCGATGGCGAACGATCCCCAAAGGATGAAAGAGCTCAGGGAGTACTACCGGCTAGACGACCCGCTACCGCTCAAGTATTTCACCTGGCTGAAGAGCGTAATTACGGGGGATCTAGGATATTCCAGTATGTACAAGACACCTGTGATAGACCTGATCGCTTCCAGGCTTCCCAACACCCTGATACTCACGATCACGGCCTGGCTGATCGGTCTGGCCGTTGCATTGCCGATTGGCATACTGTCGGCAGTGAAGAAATACTCGTTCTTCGACTACACTACCACGGTTTTCGCCTTCATCGGGATTTCGCTGCCGAGCTTCTGGTTCGCCCTGATCGCGATAATTATCTTCAGTGTCAACCTGAAGTGGTTGCCCGTTTCGGGGATGGCAACTTATGGTGTCACGGGTTTTTGGAATGTTTTCGCGGACAGATTGAGGTATCTAATTTTACCGGCGGCCGTTCTGGGGTTGGTTCAGGTGGCCTCCTGGGTCAGGTACATAAGGACCTCCCTGCTTGAAGTGCTGGATCAGGACTACGTCAGGACGGCCTACGCCAAGGGAGTTCCCGACAGGAAAGTAATAATAAAACATGCTTTGAAGAACGCTATGATACCTATCATAACGATCATTGCGCTCGATATCCCCTATTTCTTCGGGGGAGCGCTGATAATCGAAACGGTTTTCTCCTGGCCGGGTATGGGTCGCCTCATGTACCAGGCCGTCATATCCAGCGACTACAATCTGGCTATAAGCTGCCTCATGTTCCTGGCTATAATAACTCTGATCTCTAACCTCATTGCCGATCTGCTCTATGTACTGGTCGATCCGAGGATAAGAATGGGAAGAAAGGGGGCCTGA
- a CDS encoding M14 family zinc carboxypeptidase: MKFTELIETVPDYKRFFTVEEMDRRSLALAEKYPDRVKVYEAGKSRAGHPIYVLEIGKGPKNALLFGCPHPNEPIGAMMLDYLSERLASDDSLLSEFDYTWHMIKVIDVDGTKLNEGWFNDSSSIRKYAANFYRPPGHEQVEWTFPIDYKTLHFHSPLPETEVLMRLMEDKKPQFMYSLHNSGFGGVYYYISDDVPELYETFSKLPGLFGLPLNLGEPEAPYLKELAPAIFKLFGMAQDYDYLEKNLGPGKDPASVIKAGTSSDDYASSVANTFSLVCEMPYYYDPRVEDQSEADISRKEALMFNYEKSVESFNFTKEIMNSLEPEIKDRNSPFYRVFKNVLETYPDQLQAQKNWIENDPSLERKAKKAEVFDNKIVSQFYQSLMLGMLRRLIAENNDGSTKLNAISNMADEAFDRKIEYLEENLNYTTIPIKSLVCVQLLAGLNLADYLQRKSDK, encoded by the coding sequence ATGAAATTCACTGAACTCATAGAAACAGTTCCAGACTACAAGAGATTTTTCACCGTCGAAGAGATGGACAGAAGGTCTCTGGCTCTGGCTGAGAAATACCCAGATAGAGTGAAGGTTTACGAAGCGGGTAAATCCAGGGCCGGTCATCCTATATACGTTCTCGAGATAGGCAAAGGTCCCAAAAACGCACTCCTTTTCGGTTGTCCCCACCCTAATGAACCGATAGGCGCGATGATGCTCGACTACCTGAGCGAGAGACTTGCCAGCGACGACTCGCTGTTGAGCGAGTTCGACTACACCTGGCATATGATAAAAGTGATAGATGTCGATGGCACCAAGTTGAACGAAGGCTGGTTCAATGACTCCTCTTCCATAAGAAAATACGCGGCCAACTTCTACCGACCGCCGGGCCACGAACAGGTCGAATGGACCTTCCCGATCGACTACAAGACTCTTCACTTTCACTCTCCGCTCCCGGAGACCGAAGTGCTAATGAGATTGATGGAGGATAAGAAACCCCAGTTCATGTACTCTCTCCACAATTCCGGCTTCGGAGGCGTCTATTATTATATAAGCGACGATGTTCCCGAGCTTTACGAGACCTTCAGCAAGTTGCCCGGCCTCTTCGGTCTCCCTCTGAACCTCGGAGAACCTGAAGCGCCGTATTTGAAGGAACTGGCTCCCGCCATATTCAAGCTCTTCGGAATGGCACAGGACTACGATTACCTCGAAAAGAACCTGGGACCGGGCAAAGACCCTGCAAGCGTGATAAAGGCCGGAACGAGCTCGGACGACTACGCCTCGAGTGTTGCCAACACCTTCTCACTAGTCTGTGAAATGCCTTATTACTACGATCCGCGCGTCGAAGACCAGTCAGAGGCTGATATCTCCAGAAAAGAGGCCCTCATGTTCAACTACGAAAAGTCCGTTGAATCTTTCAACTTCACCAAAGAGATTATGAACTCGTTAGAACCGGAGATAAAGGATAGAAACTCCCCCTTCTACCGGGTCTTCAAGAACGTTCTTGAGACCTATCCAGATCAGTTGCAGGCTCAGAAGAACTGGATAGAAAACGATCCCTCCCTCGAAAGAAAGGCCAAAAAGGCCGAGGTCTTCGACAACAAAATAGTGAGCCAGTTCTATCAATCACTTATGCTCGGTATGTTGAGACGCCTCATAGCAGAGAACAACGACGGCTCGACAAAGTTGAACGCGATATCAAACATGGCCGACGAAGCCTTTGACAGGAAGATTGAGTATCTCGAGGAGAACTTGAATTACACGACTATTCCAATAAAGAGTCTCGTCTGCGTCCAGTTGCTCGCAGGGCTGAACCTGGCGGATTATCTGCAAAGGAAGAGCGATAAGTGA